The Vitis riparia cultivar Riparia Gloire de Montpellier isolate 1030 chromosome 3, EGFV_Vit.rip_1.0, whole genome shotgun sequence genome includes a region encoding these proteins:
- the LOC117911106 gene encoding cytochrome P450 CYP82D47-like — translation MGFSLQPQDITVFGLLLTTICLLLATVFNAKGNKKKGKRPQEPSGRWPIIGHLHLLGADKLLHRTLGDMADKYGPIFCIHLGLRKALVVSSWEVAKECYTTNDKVFATRPRSLAVKLMGYGHAMLGFAPYGPYWRDVRKLAMVELLSNRQLEMLKHVQDSEVEFLIKELYGQWARNKDSPALVEMKERFGNLVMNVIVRAIAGKRYFGTHACGDEPKRGKKALDDFMLLVGLFMVSDAIPFLGWLDTVKGYTTDMKKIAKELDYVLGRWVEEHRQNRLSANDNGAEQDFIHAMLSVIHDGQFSGRDPDTVIKATCLNLILAGYDTTSITLTWALSLLLNNRHALKKAQAELEIHVGKHRQVDGSDIKNLVYLQAIVKETLRLYPPGPLSVPHEAMEDCTVAGFHIQAGTRLLVNLWKLHRDPRVWLDPLEFQPERFLTKHAGLDVRGKNYELLPFGSGRRVCPGISFALEMTHLTLARLLHGFELGVVADSPVDMTEGPGLSAPKATPLEVTIVPRLPFELYSYEAA, via the exons ATGGGATTCTCCCTTCAGCCACAAGATATCACAGTTTTTGGGCTTCTTCTTACTACAATCTGTTTGTTGTTGGCAACGGTATTTAATGCCAAAGGGAACAAGAAGAAAGGCAAAAGGCCACAGGAGCCGTCCGGGCGATGGCCTATTATTGGTCACCTTCATCTTCTAGGAGCAGACAAGCTGCTACATCGGACACTTGGAGACATGGCTGATAAGTATGGACCAATCTTTTGCATTCATCTTGGCCTTCGTAAAGCTCTGGTGGTTAGTAGCTGGGAAGTAGCAAAGGAATGCTACACTACCAATGACAAGGTATTCGCCACTCGACCAAGATCCTTAGCAGTAAAGCTCATGGGCTATGGTCATGCCATGTTAGGATTTGCTCCCTATGGACCATACTGGCGTGATGTGCGGAAGCTAGCCATGGTTGAGCTCCTCTCAAACCGCCAGCTTGAGATGCTCAAACATGTCCAGGACTCAGAAGTTGAGTTCTTAATAAAAGAGCTCTATGGGCAATGGGCACGAAACAAGGACAGCCCCGCTTTGGTGGAGATGAAGGAAAGATTTGGGAACTTGGTAATGAATGTAATAGTGAGAGCAATTGCAGGGAAACGGTATTTTGGGACCCATGCCTGTGGTGATGAGCCAAAACGGGGCAAAAAGGCCTTGGACGATTTTATGCTTCTAGTGGGGCTGTTCATGGTCTCGGATGCCATCCCTTTTCTCGGCTGGTTGGACACGGTGAAAGGGTATACCACTGATATGAAGAAAATAGCTAAGGAGCTGGATTATGTGCTTGGAAGGTGGGTGGAGGAGCATCGCCAGAATAGGCTTTCTGCGAACGACAATGGGGCTGAGCAAGACTTCATCCATGCCATGCTTTCTGTCATACATGATGGCCAATTCTCTGGTCGTGATCCTGATACCGTCATTAAGGCCACTTGTTTG AACCTCATATTAGCTGGCTATGACACAACATCTATCACTCTTACATGGGCCCTCTCTCTTCTACTGAACAACCGCCATGCGCTAAAAAAAGCACAAGCAGAGCTGGAAATCCATGTGGGTAAGCATCGCCAAGTGGATGGATCAGATATAAAGAACCTAGTCTACCTGCAAGCCATCGTCAAGGAAACATTACGATTGTACCCTCCTGGGCCACTTTCCGTGCCGCATGAGGCCATGGAAGATTGCACTGTGGCAGGCTTTCACATCCAAGCTGGGACGCGCCTTTTGGTTAATCTCTGGAAGTTGCATCGTGACCCCAGAGTCTGGTTGGACCCTTTGGAGTTCCAACCAGAGAGGTTCCTGACAAAGCATGCAGGTTTGGATGTTAGGGGTAAAAATTATGAACTTCTACCCTTTGGTTCAGGTAGAAGGGTATGCCCAGGAATCTCATTTGCACTGGAGATGACGCATCTGACACTAGCCAGACTGCTTCATGGTTTTGAATTGGGAGTAGTTGCAGATTCACCGGTGGATATGACTGAAGGTCCTGGGTTGAGTGCCCCCAAAGCAACCCCGCTGGAGGTCACCATTGTTCCAAGGCTACCTTTCGAGCTCTATAGTTATGAAGCAGCATAG
- the LOC117911112 gene encoding cytochrome P450 CYP82H23-like has translation MADKYGPIFCFHIGLRKTFLVSSWDAAKECFTTMDKAFDTRPRSLAGKLMGYDHAMFGFSPYGPYWREVRKLASVELLLNRQLELLNHVRDSEVKLFIKELYGQWIQNGDRPVLVEMKEKCWFLAANVMVSEVAGKRYFGTVTNDYESRRCRKALEDLLYLSGIFMVSDAIPSLGWLDTVRGYTAKMKRIARKVDQVLGSWVEEHRRKRFSGSMNEAVQDFIHVMLSVIEDDQFSDHDHDTVIKATCLTLIIGGSDSTVITLTWALCPLMKNPSTLKRAQDELDIKVGKHRQVDESDIKNLVYLQAIIKETLRLYPAAPLSVPREAMEDCTMAGFHIQAGRAFWLTSGSCTGTSEFGRILWSSNLRGF, from the exons ATGGCAGATAAGTATGGACCAATCTTTTGCTTTCATATTGGCCTGCGCAAAACTTTTTTGGTTAGCAGCTGGGACGCAGCAAAAGAATGTTTCACTACCATGGACAAAGCATTTGACACTCGACCCAGATCCTTGGCAGGAAAGCTCATGGGCTATGACCATGCCATGTTTGGCTTCTCTCCTTACGGGCCATACTGGCGTGAGGTAAGGAAGCTGGCCTCGGTTGAGCTCCTCTTAAACCGCCAGCTTGAGTTACTCAACCATGTCCGGGACTCAGAAGTCAAGCTTTTCATCAAAGAGCTCTACGGGCAATGGATACAAAATGGGGACAGGCCTGTCTTGGTCGAGATGAAGGAGAAGTGTTGGTTCCTGGCAGCAAATGTAATGGTGAGCGAAGTAGCTGGGAAACGGTATTTTGGCACCGTTACAAATGACTATGAGTCAAGACGGTGCCGGAAGGCCCTTGAAGATTTGTTATATCTGTCGGGGATATTTATGGTTTCTGATGCAATTCCCTCCCTTGGCTGGTTGGACACTGTGAGAGGATATACGGCAAAAATGAAGAGAATAGCTAGGAAGGTGGATCAGGTGCTGGGAAGCTGGGTGGAGGAGCATCGCCGGAAGAGGTTCTCTGGAAGCATGAACGAGGCTGTGCAAGACTTCATCCATGTCATGCTGTCTGTTATTGAGGATGATCAGTTCTCTGATCATGACCATGACACTGTCATTAAGGCTACTTGCTTG ACTCTAATAATAGGCGGCTCTGATTCAACGGTGATCACACTGACCTGGGCCCTCTGTCCGCTAATGAAAAATCCCAGCACTCTAAAAAGAGCGCAAGATGAGTTAGACATCAAAGTGGGAAAGCATCGCCAAGTGGATGAGTCAGACATAAAGAACCTAGTCTACTTGCAAGCCATCATCAAGGAAACCTTACGACTGTACCCTGCTGCACCGCTTTCAGTGCCACGTGAGGCCATGGAGGATTGCACCATGGCAGGCTTCCACATCCAAGCTGGGCGCGCCTTTTGGTTAACCTCTGGAAGCTGCACAGGGACCTCAGAATTTGGTCGGATCCTTTGGAGTTCCAACCTGAGAGGTTTCTAA
- the LOC117911110 gene encoding xanthotoxin 5-hydroxylase CYP82C2-like: MGFSLQLQDATVFGILFAIICLWLVNAKGNKNKGRSPPEPSGAWPVMGHLHLLGADKPLHRTFGAIADEYGPIFSVRLGLRTALVVSSSEVAKECYTTKDKALATRPRSLAVKLMGYDHAMFAFERHGPYWRDVRRLAMVELLSNRQHEMLKHVRDSEIKFFIQELYGQWIDNGGSPVLVDMKKKFEHLVANLVMRTVAGKRCGNGESRWCQALGDFMNLMGQFMVSDAVPFLGWLDTVRGYTAKMKGTARQLDQVIGRWVEEHRQKRLSGSINEAEQDFIHAMLSVIDDAQFSAHDHDHDTVIKATCLTVMLAGNDTIAITLTWALSLLMNNPRALKKAQEELDFHVGRNQQVYESDIKKLVYLQAIIKETLRLYPVGPLALPHEAMEDCTIAGFHIRAGTRLLVNLWKLHRDPTIWSDPLEFQPERFLTKHVGLDVRGQHFELLPFGSGRRMCPGISLALEVLQLTLARLLHGFELGVVADSPLDMTEGVGVTIPKATPLEVTLVPRLPSELYH; encoded by the exons ATGGGATTCTCTCTTCAGCTTCAAGATGCCACAGTTTTCGGCATTCTTTTTGCAATTATCTGTCTGTGGTTGGTTAATGCCAAAGGTAACAAGAACAAAGGCAGAAGCCCACCAGAGCCCTCCGGGGCATGGCCCGTAATGGGTCACCTTCATCTTCTAGGAGCAGACAAGCCACTACATAGGACATTTGGAGCCATAGCTGATGAGTATGGACCAATCTTCTCCGTTCGTCTTGGCCTTCGAACAGCTCTGGTGGTTAGTAGCTCGGAAGTAGCAAAAGAATGTTACACTACCAAGGACAAGGCACTCGCCACTCGACCAAGATCCTTAGCAGTAAAGCTCATGGGCTATGACCATGCCATGTTTGCGTTTGAACGTCACGGTCCATACTGGCGTGATGTGCGGAGGCTAGCCATGGTTGAGCTCCTCTCCAACCGCCAGCACGAGATGCTCAAGCATGTCCGGGACTCAGAAATCAAGTTTTTCATCCAAGAGCTCTATGGGCAATGGATAGATAATGGAGGCAGCCCTGTTTTGGTGGACATGAAGAAAAAGTTTGAGCACCTGGTAGCAAATTTGGTGATGAGAACAGTTGCTGGGAAACGCTGTGGAAATGGCGAGTCAAGATGGTGCCAAGCCCTAGGTGATTTCATGAATCTAATGGGGCAATTTATGGTTTCTGATGCAGTACCCTTCCTTGGATGGTTAGACACGGTGAGGGGATATACAGCAAAAATGAAGGGAACAGCTAGGCAGTTGGATCAGGTTATTGGAAGATGGGTGGAGGAGCATCGTCAGAAGAGGCTTTCCGGAAGCATCAATGAGGCTGAGCAAGACTTCATTCATGCCATGCTGTCTGTTATAGATGATGCTCAGTTCTCTGCTCATGACCATGACCATGATACTGTCATCAAGGCCACTTGCTTG ACTGTCATGTTGGCGGGCAATGATACAATAGCGATCACACTCACCTGGGCCCTCTCTCTGCTAATGAACAACCCTCGTGCACTAAAAAAGGCACAAGAAGAGTTGGACTTTCATGTGGGAAGGAATCAGCAAGTGTACGAATCAGATATAAAGAAGCTAGTCTACTTGCAAGCCATTATCAAGGAGACCTTACGACTATACCCTGTTGGGCCGCTTGCACTGCCACATGAGGCCATGGAGGACTGCACTATTGCAGGATTCCACATCCGAGCTGGGACTCGCCTTCTGGTTAACCTCTGGAAGTTACACCGCGATCCCACAATTTGGTCGGATCCTTTGGAGTTCCAACCTGAGAGGTTCCTGACAAAGCATGTGGGTTTGGACGTTAGGGGTCAACATTTTGAACTTCTACCATTTGGGTCAGGCAGAAGGATGTGCCCAGGAATCTCACTTGCTCTGGAGGTCCTGCAGCTGACACTAGCCAGATTGCTTCATGGTTTTGAATTGGGAGTGGTTGCAGATTCACCCCTGGATATGACTGAAGGTGTTGGGGTCACTATACCTAAAGCAACTCCACTGGAGGTCACCCTAGTCCCAAGGCTACCCTCCGAGCTCTACCACTAA
- the LOC117911114 gene encoding cytochrome P450 CYP82H23-like: MADKYGPTFCFHIGLRKRMFNYHGQSIFHSTRSLAGKLMGYDQAMFGFSPYGPYWRDVRKLTSVELLSNRQLELLNHVRDSEVKLFIKELYGQRIQNGDRPLLVEMKEKCWHLAANVMVSAVAGKFWHRYK, from the exons ATGGCAGATAAGTATGGACCAACCTTTTGCTTTCATATTGGCCTGCGCAAA AGAATGTTTAACTACCATGGACAAAGCATTTTCCACTCGACCAGATCCTTGGCAGGAAAGCTCATGGGCTATGACCAAGCCATGTTTGGCTTCTCTCCTTACGGGCCATACTGGCGTGATGTAAGGAAGCTGACCTCAGTTGAGCTCCTCTCAAACCGCCAGCTTGAGTTACTCAACCATGTCCGGGACTCAGAAGTTAAGCTTTTCATCAAAGAGCTCTACGGGCAACGGATACAAAATGGGGACAGGCCTCTCTTGGTCGAGATGAAGGAGAAGTGTTGGCACCTGGCAGCAAATGTAATGGTGAGCGCGGTAGCTGGGAAATTTTGGCACCGTTACAAATGA
- the LOC117911840 gene encoding xanthotoxin 5-hydroxylase CYP82C4-like, whose amino-acid sequence MEKMIGIALEKGLYHLIPAYESTFITLAWALSLLLNNRHALKKAQAELEIHVGKHRQVDGSDIKNLVYLQAIVKETLRLYPPGPLSLPREAMEDCTVAGFHIQAGTRLLVNLWKLHRDPRVWLDPLEFQPERFRTKHAGLDVRGKNYELLPFGSGRRVCPGISFALELTHLTLARLLHGFELGAVADSRVDMTESPGLTALKATPLEVTIVPRLPFELYSYEAA is encoded by the coding sequence ATGGAGAAGATGATTGGGATTGCTCTTGAAAAAGGACTTTACCATCTGATTCCAGCTTATGAATCAACATTTATCACTCTTGCATGGGCCCTCTCTCTTCTACTGAACAATCGCCATGCGCTAAAAAAAGCACAAGCAGAGCTGGAAATCCATGTGGGAAAGCATCGCCAAGTGGATGGATCAGATATAAAGAACCTAGTCTACTTGCAAGCCATCGTCAAGGAAACATTACGGCTGTACCCTCCTGGGCCACTTTCCCTGCCACGTGAGGCCATGGAAGATTGCACTGTGGCTGGCTTTCACATCCAAGCTGGGACGCGCCTTTTGGTTAATCTCTGGAAGTTGCATCGTGACCCCAGAGTCTGGTTGGACCCTTTGGAGTTCCAACCAGAGAGGTTCCGGACAAAGCATGCAGGTTTGGATGTTAGGGGTAAAAATTATGAACTTCTACCCTTTGGTTCAGGTAGAAGGGTATGCCCAGGAATCTCATTTGCACTGGAGTTGACGCATCTGACGCTAGCCAGACTGCTTCATGGTTTTGAATTGGGAGCGGTTGCAGATTCACGGGTGGATATGACTGAAAGTCCTGGGTTGACTGCCCTCAAAGCAACCCCACTGGAAGTCACAATTGTTCCAAGGCTACCTTTCGAGCTCTATAGTTATGAAGCAGCATAG